The proteins below are encoded in one region of Streptomyces roseirectus:
- the metE gene encoding 5-methyltetrahydropteroyltriglutamate--homocysteine S-methyltransferase, protein MTTKPAAAATLYGYPRQGRNRELKKAVEGYWKGRVGADALHATAADLRAATWRALADAGLDEVPTGDFSYYDHVLDTSVMVGAVPARHAGVDDPLERYFAMARGTQDAPPLEMTKWFDTNYHYLVPELGPDTVFTAHPAKQLTELGEALALGLTARPVLLGPVTYLLLAKPAPGTDAGFQPLTLLDRLLPVYAQILAELRAAGAGWVQLDEPALVQDRTPAELNAAARAYRDLGALADRPQLLVTTYFDRPGEALPVLAEAPVEGIALDFTRPGTLDDLAAVGGLPGKRLVAGVVDGRNVWVNDLSKSLSLLGTLLGLADRVDVAASCSLLHVPLDTAAERDVDPQILRWLAFARQKTAEVVTLARGLSRGVDTIAAALAANHADLASRAASPITRDPEVRARAAAVTGADTRRAQPYHERTVAQRALLGLPALPTTTIGSFPQTPELRTARADLRAGRISHAGYEERIAAEIREVIAFQEKAGLDVLVHGEPERDDMVQYFAEQLTGYLSTRHGWVQSYGTRYVRPPILAGDVSRPEPMTVRWTSYAQSLTSRPVKGMLTGPVTMLAWSFVRDDQPLATTARQVALALRDEVNDLESSGSSIIQVDEPALRETLPLRSADRADYLAWATAAFRLATSGVRPETQIHTHMCYAEFGDVVQAIDDLDADVISLEAARSHMRVARELAAHAYPREAGPGVYDIHSPRVPTPEETTTLLRTALASIPATRLWANPDCGLKTRGWPETRASLENLVTAARRVRAELS, encoded by the coding sequence GTGACCACGAAACCCGCAGCCGCGGCAACCCTGTACGGCTACCCCCGGCAGGGCCGGAACCGGGAGCTGAAGAAGGCGGTCGAGGGCTACTGGAAGGGCCGCGTCGGCGCGGACGCCCTCCACGCCACCGCCGCCGACCTGCGCGCCGCCACCTGGCGCGCCCTCGCCGACGCCGGCCTCGACGAGGTGCCGACCGGCGACTTCTCGTACTACGACCACGTCCTCGACACCAGCGTCATGGTCGGGGCGGTCCCCGCCCGCCACGCGGGAGTCGACGACCCGCTGGAGCGCTACTTCGCCATGGCGCGCGGCACGCAGGACGCGCCGCCGCTGGAGATGACCAAGTGGTTCGACACCAACTACCACTACCTGGTCCCCGAGTTGGGCCCCGACACCGTCTTCACCGCCCACCCCGCCAAGCAGCTCACCGAGCTGGGGGAAGCGCTCGCGCTCGGTCTCACCGCGCGCCCGGTCCTGCTCGGCCCGGTCACCTACCTGCTGCTGGCCAAGCCCGCGCCCGGCACCGACGCCGGTTTCCAGCCGCTCACCCTCCTCGACCGGCTCCTGCCCGTGTACGCCCAGATCCTCGCCGAGCTGCGCGCGGCCGGCGCCGGCTGGGTCCAGCTCGACGAGCCCGCCCTCGTCCAGGACCGCACCCCGGCCGAGCTGAACGCCGCCGCGCGCGCCTACCGTGACCTGGGCGCCCTCGCCGACCGGCCGCAGCTGCTGGTCACGACGTACTTCGACCGGCCCGGCGAAGCGCTCCCGGTGCTGGCCGAGGCGCCCGTCGAGGGGATCGCCCTCGACTTCACCCGCCCCGGCACCCTCGACGACCTCGCCGCCGTCGGCGGGCTGCCCGGCAAGCGGCTGGTCGCGGGGGTGGTCGACGGGCGCAACGTCTGGGTGAACGACCTGTCGAAGTCGCTCTCCCTGCTGGGCACCCTCCTCGGGCTCGCGGACCGGGTCGACGTCGCCGCCTCCTGCTCGCTGCTGCACGTCCCCCTCGACACCGCCGCCGAGCGCGACGTCGACCCGCAGATCCTGCGCTGGCTCGCCTTCGCCCGGCAGAAGACCGCCGAGGTCGTCACCCTGGCCCGCGGCCTCTCCCGGGGCGTCGACACCATCGCCGCCGCGCTCGCCGCCAACCACGCCGACCTCGCCTCCCGCGCGGCCTCGCCGATCACCCGCGACCCGGAGGTGCGCGCCCGCGCCGCCGCCGTCACCGGGGCCGACACGCGCCGGGCGCAGCCCTACCACGAGCGGACGGTGGCGCAGCGCGCGCTCCTCGGGCTGCCCGCGCTGCCGACGACCACCATCGGGTCGTTCCCGCAGACCCCCGAACTGCGCACCGCGCGCGCCGACCTGAGGGCCGGGCGGATCTCGCACGCCGGGTACGAGGAGCGGATCGCGGCGGAGATCCGCGAGGTGATCGCCTTCCAGGAGAAGGCCGGTCTCGACGTGCTGGTGCACGGCGAGCCCGAACGCGACGACATGGTCCAGTACTTCGCCGAACAGCTCACCGGGTACCTCTCGACGCGGCACGGCTGGGTCCAGTCGTACGGCACCCGCTACGTCCGGCCGCCGATCCTCGCCGGGGACGTCTCCCGGCCCGAGCCGATGACCGTCCGCTGGACCTCGTACGCCCAGTCCCTCACCTCCCGCCCGGTCAAGGGCATGCTGACCGGCCCGGTGACGATGCTCGCCTGGTCCTTCGTCCGCGACGACCAGCCGCTCGCCACCACCGCCCGCCAAGTCGCTCTTGCCCTGCGAGACGAGGTCAACGACCTTGAATCATCGGGAAGTTCGATCATCCAGGTCGACGAACCCGCCCTGCGCGAAACGCTCCCGCTGCGCTCGGCCGACCGCGCGGACTACCTCGCCTGGGCGACCGCGGCGTTCCGCCTCGCGACCAGCGGCGTCCGCCCCGAGACCCAGATCCACACCCACATGTGCTACGCCGAGTTCGGCGACGTCGTCCAGGCCATCGACGACCTCGACGCCGACGTCATCAGCCTGGAGGCCGCCCGCTCCCACATGCGCGTCGCCCGTGAACTCGCCGCCCACGCCTACCCCCGCGAGGCCGGCCCCGGCGTCTACGACATCCACTCCCCCCGCGTCCCCACCCCCGAGGAAACCACCACCCTCCTCCGCACCGCCCTCGCCTCGATCCCCGCCACCCGCCTCTGGGCCAACCCCGACTGCGGCCTCAAGACCAGGGGCTGGCCGGAGACCCGGGCCTCCCTGGAGAACCTGGTGACAGCGGCGAGGAGGGTCCGGGCAGAACTGTCCTGA
- a CDS encoding MFS transporter yields MSQTTQTPDTTSLTKTAEEPASRHRWWVLAMIGIAQLMVTLDATIVNIAMPSAQADLGFSDGDRTWIVTAYSLAFGSLLLLGGRIADLFGRKVAFLVGVGGFAAASALAGAATNFEVLVVGRTLQGLFGALLAPAALSLLTTTFTDAKERARAFGIYGAIAGSGAAVGLLLGGVLTEYLDWRWTLYVNLVLAVIPLAGGWILLKRTAREPGAKLDIPGTVLVTAGLFAVVYGFSMAESHDWSSPRSWGFLTVGGLLLIAFTWWQTKAEHPLLPLRVLLDRDRGASFAVMLISSAGMFGVFLFLTYYLQLSLGFSAVKTGLAFLPMVGALMVSATVATSFLVPRIGPKTIVPLGMALGAVGLVWMTDLGLDSTYVTHVMPPLIVTGLGIGLVMAPAMSLATSGVAAHDAGVASAAVNTMQQIGGSIGTALLNTLAASAATNYMDGKNPGDKLVQAHAALESYSTAYWWSAGFFAVGAVITLLLYRSGVPKADENAAPTVHM; encoded by the coding sequence ATGTCACAGACCACCCAGACGCCGGACACGACGTCACTCACCAAGACAGCCGAGGAACCCGCGTCCCGTCACCGCTGGTGGGTCCTCGCGATGATCGGCATAGCCCAGCTGATGGTCACCCTGGACGCGACGATCGTGAACATCGCGATGCCGTCCGCCCAGGCCGACCTCGGTTTCTCCGACGGCGACCGCACCTGGATCGTCACCGCCTACTCCCTCGCCTTCGGCAGCCTCCTGCTGCTCGGCGGACGCATCGCCGACCTCTTCGGCCGCAAGGTCGCCTTCCTCGTCGGCGTCGGCGGCTTCGCCGCGGCCTCCGCGCTGGCCGGCGCCGCCACCAACTTCGAGGTCCTGGTCGTCGGCCGCACCCTCCAGGGCCTGTTCGGCGCGCTGCTCGCGCCCGCCGCCCTCTCGCTGCTGACCACCACCTTCACCGACGCCAAGGAACGCGCCCGCGCCTTCGGCATCTACGGCGCCATCGCCGGCTCCGGCGCGGCCGTCGGCCTGCTGCTCGGCGGCGTGCTCACCGAATACCTCGACTGGCGCTGGACCCTCTACGTCAACCTCGTCCTCGCCGTGATCCCCCTGGCCGGCGGCTGGATCCTGCTCAAGCGCACCGCCCGCGAACCCGGCGCCAAGCTCGACATCCCCGGCACCGTCCTGGTCACCGCCGGACTCTTCGCCGTCGTCTACGGCTTCTCCATGGCCGAGTCCCACGACTGGTCCTCGCCGCGCTCCTGGGGCTTCCTGACCGTCGGCGGACTGCTGCTGATCGCGTTCACCTGGTGGCAGACCAAGGCCGAGCACCCGCTGCTCCCGCTGCGCGTCCTGCTCGACCGCGACCGCGGCGCCTCCTTCGCCGTCATGCTGATCTCCAGCGCCGGCATGTTCGGCGTCTTCCTCTTCCTGACCTACTACCTCCAGCTCAGCCTCGGCTTCTCCGCCGTCAAGACCGGGCTCGCGTTCCTGCCGATGGTCGGCGCGCTGATGGTCTCCGCGACCGTCGCGACCAGCTTCCTCGTCCCCCGGATCGGCCCGAAGACCATCGTCCCGCTCGGCATGGCGCTCGGCGCCGTCGGCCTGGTCTGGATGACGGACCTCGGCCTGGACAGCACCTACGTCACCCACGTCATGCCGCCGCTGATCGTCACCGGCCTCGGCATCGGCCTGGTCATGGCGCCCGCCATGTCCCTGGCGACCAGCGGAGTCGCCGCCCACGACGCGGGCGTCGCCTCGGCCGCCGTCAACACCATGCAGCAGATCGGCGGCTCCATCGGCACCGCCCTGCTCAACACCCTCGCCGCCAGCGCCGCCACGAACTACATGGACGGCAAGAACCCGGGCGACAAGCTCGTCCAGGCGCACGCCGCGCTGGAGTCCTACTCCACCGCCTACTGGTGGTCGGCCGGCTTCTTCGCGGTCGGCGCGGTCATCACGCTGCTGCTCTACCGCAGCGGCGTCCCGAAGGCCGACGAGAACGCGGCCCCCACGGTCCACATGTGA
- a CDS encoding ABC transporter permease — translation MLIRTGKRPALSRFSWVDAAVAAAVLVLLYIVLRVGQGTTVAFDTHADVHVDTDPARLPYDAARSLLRMFAALAASVVFTFGYAYAAAKSRRLERVLIPALDILQSVPVLGFLTIAVTGFIALFPGSMLGLEFASIFAIFTSQAWNMTFGFYSSLTSLPRELDELSRSFGFTRWMRFWKVELPSGMIGLVWNGMMSFGGGWFFLVASEAISVNNKQYALPGVGSYAGAAIADGDLGKVGWAILTMAVMVIGVNFLFWRPLTAWAERFKNEQSEAGEVQKSLVLDLLRRSHWPRLLAKALRPVWHALSAAARVFGRDDRPLTVDPARRRTGDIVFTVVAGGLILWGLADLARYLNDRTGLGVFGEPLLLGLATFVRVIVLVALATVVWVPIGVKIGFSPRLTRIAQPIVQVLASFPANFLFPLAVWFFLKTGLSINIGGTLLMALGAQWYILFNTIAGAMAIPTDLREAMDDLGVTGLQRWKRLILPGIFPAYVTGGITASGGAWNASIVSEVVTFGGTTLTATGLGAYIAQATARGDNPHLLAGVAVMSVYVVALNRLLWRRLYRLAETRYSL, via the coding sequence ATGCTGATCCGTACCGGCAAGCGCCCCGCGCTGTCCCGCTTCTCCTGGGTGGACGCGGCCGTCGCCGCCGCCGTCCTCGTCCTGCTCTACATCGTCCTGCGCGTCGGCCAGGGCACGACCGTCGCCTTCGACACCCACGCGGACGTCCACGTCGACACCGACCCCGCCCGCCTCCCCTACGACGCGGCGCGCTCCCTGCTCAGGATGTTCGCGGCGCTCGCCGCCTCCGTCGTCTTCACCTTCGGCTACGCCTACGCGGCGGCCAAGAGCCGCAGGCTGGAGCGGGTCCTGATCCCGGCCCTCGACATCCTCCAGTCGGTGCCGGTGCTCGGGTTCCTCACCATCGCGGTGACCGGGTTCATCGCGCTGTTCCCCGGCTCGATGCTCGGCCTGGAGTTCGCCTCGATCTTCGCGATCTTCACCTCGCAGGCATGGAACATGACCTTCGGGTTCTACTCCTCGCTGACCTCGCTCCCGCGTGAACTCGACGAACTGTCACGGTCGTTCGGGTTCACCCGCTGGATGCGGTTCTGGAAGGTCGAACTGCCCTCCGGGATGATCGGCCTCGTCTGGAACGGCATGATGAGCTTCGGCGGCGGCTGGTTCTTCCTCGTCGCCTCCGAGGCGATCAGCGTCAACAACAAGCAGTACGCGCTGCCCGGCGTCGGCTCCTACGCGGGCGCCGCCATCGCCGACGGCGACCTCGGCAAGGTCGGCTGGGCGATCCTCACCATGGCCGTCATGGTCATCGGCGTCAACTTCCTCTTCTGGCGCCCCCTCACCGCCTGGGCCGAACGCTTCAAGAACGAACAGTCCGAGGCCGGCGAGGTCCAGAAGTCCCTCGTCCTCGACCTCCTGCGCCGCTCCCACTGGCCCCGCCTCCTCGCCAAGGCCCTGCGCCCCGTCTGGCACGCGCTCAGCGCCGCCGCCCGCGTGTTCGGCCGCGACGACCGGCCCCTCACCGTCGACCCGGCCCGCCGGCGCACCGGGGACATCGTCTTCACCGTCGTCGCCGGCGGCCTCATCCTGTGGGGCCTCGCCGACCTCGCCCGCTACCTGAACGACCGCACCGGACTCGGCGTCTTCGGCGAACCGCTGCTGCTCGGGCTCGCGACGTTCGTCCGCGTGATCGTCCTCGTCGCGCTCGCCACCGTCGTCTGGGTGCCGATCGGCGTGAAGATCGGGTTCTCGCCGAGGCTGACCCGGATCGCGCAGCCCATCGTCCAGGTGCTGGCCTCGTTCCCCGCCAACTTCCTCTTCCCGCTGGCGGTCTGGTTCTTCCTGAAGACCGGGCTGTCCATCAATATCGGCGGCACGCTGCTGATGGCGCTCGGCGCCCAGTGGTACATCCTCTTCAACACCATCGCCGGCGCCATGGCCATCCCGACCGACCTGCGCGAGGCCATGGACGACCTCGGCGTCACCGGCCTCCAGCGCTGGAAGCGGCTCATCCTGCCGGGGATCTTCCCCGCGTACGTCACCGGCGGCATCACCGCGTCGGGCGGCGCCTGGAACGCGTCGATCGTCTCCGAGGTCGTCACCTTCGGCGGGACGACGCTGACGGCGACCGGGCTCGGCGCGTACATCGCGCAGGCCACCGCGCGCGGCGACAACCCGCACCTGCTGGCCGGGGTCGCGGTGATGAGCGTCTACGTCGTCGCGCTCAACCGGCTGCTGTGGCGCCGCCTTTACCGGCTGGCGGAGACCCGCTACTCGCTCTGA
- a CDS encoding nitrate/sulfonate/bicarbonate ABC transporter ATP-binding protein — MTNDLLLETVGLTKSYAGADGELPVLSGIDLQVRAGEVVALLGKSGSGKSTLLRCLAGLVPASSGTVTYKGTPLTGANPGTAMVFQTFALLPWLTVQQNVELGLEAKGIGPAERAEAARQAIELIGLDGFESAYPKELSGGMRQRVGFARALVVEPDVLMMDEPFSALDVLTAENLRGELMELWESGRFPTRAIVLVTHNIEEAVLMADRIVVLGARPYGTIREVFEVGLERPRDRDSAAFEEIVDRVYRTMTGRQKEGRVPGRHETADKRTPANTPLPPASVDGLSGLAELVLSRGGACDLADLADDLGLEIDDLLPQVDALDLLGFGTVTGDDLLLTETGTAFADADVQESKRIFAAAAVHAPLVRLITSSLQQNPRGTLRAGFFRDLLAHHFTSEQVTRQLETATDWGRYAELYAYDAEPQEYRAEEVSAR; from the coding sequence ATGACCAACGACCTCCTCCTCGAAACCGTCGGCCTCACCAAGTCCTACGCCGGCGCCGACGGCGAACTCCCCGTCCTGTCCGGCATCGACCTCCAGGTCCGCGCGGGCGAAGTCGTCGCCCTGCTCGGCAAGTCGGGCTCCGGCAAGTCGACGCTGCTGCGCTGCCTCGCCGGACTCGTGCCCGCCAGCTCCGGCACCGTCACCTACAAGGGGACCCCGCTGACCGGGGCCAACCCCGGTACCGCGATGGTGTTCCAGACGTTCGCGCTGCTGCCCTGGCTCACCGTCCAGCAGAACGTCGAACTCGGCCTGGAGGCCAAGGGGATCGGGCCGGCCGAACGCGCCGAGGCCGCCCGGCAGGCCATCGAGCTGATCGGCCTCGACGGCTTCGAGTCCGCCTACCCCAAGGAGCTGTCCGGCGGGATGCGCCAACGCGTGGGGTTCGCGCGGGCGTTGGTCGTCGAACCGGACGTCCTCATGATGGACGAGCCGTTCTCCGCGCTCGACGTCCTCACCGCCGAGAACCTGCGCGGGGAGCTGATGGAGCTGTGGGAGTCGGGCCGCTTCCCGACCCGGGCCATCGTCCTCGTCACGCACAACATCGAGGAGGCCGTGCTGATGGCCGACCGGATCGTCGTCCTCGGCGCCCGGCCGTACGGCACGATCCGCGAGGTGTTCGAGGTGGGCCTGGAACGTCCCCGGGACCGTGACTCGGCGGCGTTCGAGGAGATCGTCGACCGGGTGTACCGCACGATGACCGGCCGGCAGAAGGAGGGCCGCGTCCCCGGCCGCCACGAGACCGCCGACAAGCGCACGCCCGCGAACACGCCCCTGCCGCCGGCCAGCGTCGACGGACTCTCCGGGCTCGCCGAACTCGTCCTCAGCCGGGGCGGCGCCTGCGACCTCGCGGACCTCGCCGACGACCTCGGCCTGGAGATCGACGACCTCCTTCCCCAGGTCGACGCGCTCGACCTGCTCGGCTTCGGCACCGTCACCGGCGACGACCTGCTCCTCACGGAGACCGGGACGGCGTTCGCGGACGCCGACGTCCAGGAGTCCAAGCGGATCTTCGCCGCGGCCGCCGTCCACGCGCCCCTGGTCAGGCTGATCACCAGCAGCCTCCAGCAGAACCCCCGGGGAACCCTGCGCGCCGGGTTCTTCCGCGATCTGCTGGCCCACCACTTCACCAGCGAACAGGTCACCCGCCAACTGGAGACCGCGACGGACTGGGGGCGGTACGCGGAGCTGTACGCGTACGACGCGGAGCCGCAGGAGTACCGGGCGGAGGAGGTCAGTGCCCGGTGA
- a CDS encoding ArsR/SmtB family transcription factor, with translation MEAQVGSWDEERAEQVVAVLKAVGDASRYRLLWALTERELPVSKLAELIGAHVAATSQHLARLRAAGLVDSRREGTRIFYRATGPRVRALLEGAVLAADEASAAPDDGPEETGAAARPVPEKARARGKSRAARPVTGH, from the coding sequence ATGGAAGCGCAAGTAGGGTCCTGGGACGAGGAGCGGGCGGAGCAGGTCGTCGCCGTGCTGAAGGCGGTCGGCGACGCGTCCCGCTACCGGCTGCTGTGGGCGCTCACCGAGCGCGAACTGCCGGTCAGCAAGCTCGCCGAGCTGATCGGGGCGCACGTCGCGGCGACCTCCCAGCACCTCGCCCGCCTGCGCGCCGCCGGCCTCGTCGACTCCCGCCGCGAGGGCACCCGCATCTTCTACCGCGCCACCGGCCCCCGGGTCCGCGCCCTGCTGGAGGGCGCGGTCCTGGCCGCCGACGAGGCGTCGGCGGCCCCGGACGACGGCCCCGAGGAGACCGGTGCCGCCGCGCGCCCGGTGCCGGAGAAGGCGCGGGCGCGGGGGAAGTCCCGCGCCGCGCGGCCGGTCACCGGGCACTGA
- a CDS encoding FAD-dependent oxidoreductase, translated as MDSATGTGRRHAVVVGGSLAGLLAAHVLAGHADRVTVVERDRFPEGGGARPGVPQGRHPHVLLKGGQTALESLLPGFLAELRAAGAPWVGLPSDMALWQNGHWLRRFPASTHIFTGSRGQLEELVRRRVLADPAIEVLEGTDVVGFLGDSARVRGVRVRDRAEGAGAGLRDLAADLVVDASGAGTKAPQWLTELGAGAVHEETIDTGLAYASRIYRGEGGIQLDADTVGYYVYPSPEQIHGGGALPLEDGTHLVIVSGLRGDEPPTGDEEFVAYTKRLGHPLLDRWLAEAEPLTPPFGFRRTSNVRRRYDLPGTPAGFLATGDALCTFNPIYGQGMAIAAMSAVALRDALAGTGRRTPTTRRVQRVLLAASRQAWDISAGADRQMPGAVGTAAAIRPADRVSGWYLRRVTDRSPGDPVVGRAFRAVLTLAEPVTALFAPPVLRAVLFGAPAPTPAQPQSSRELDRA; from the coding sequence GTGGACTCTGCGACGGGTACGGGCCGGCGGCACGCGGTCGTGGTGGGCGGGAGCCTCGCGGGGCTGCTCGCCGCGCATGTCCTGGCCGGGCACGCCGACCGGGTGACGGTGGTCGAGCGGGACCGGTTCCCGGAGGGCGGCGGGGCGCGGCCCGGGGTGCCGCAGGGGCGGCATCCGCACGTCCTGCTGAAGGGCGGGCAGACGGCGCTGGAGTCGCTGCTGCCGGGTTTCCTGGCGGAGTTGAGGGCGGCGGGGGCGCCGTGGGTAGGGCTGCCGTCGGACATGGCGCTGTGGCAGAACGGCCACTGGCTGCGCCGGTTCCCGGCGTCGACGCACATCTTCACCGGTTCCCGGGGGCAGTTGGAGGAGCTGGTGCGCCGCCGGGTGCTCGCCGATCCGGCGATCGAGGTGCTGGAGGGGACGGACGTCGTCGGGTTCCTCGGGGATTCCGCGCGGGTGCGGGGTGTGCGCGTGCGGGACCGCGCCGAGGGTGCGGGGGCCGGACTGCGGGACCTGGCGGCGGACTTGGTGGTCGACGCGTCGGGCGCCGGCACCAAGGCGCCGCAGTGGCTGACGGAGCTGGGCGCGGGCGCCGTCCATGAGGAGACCATCGACACCGGGCTCGCCTACGCCTCGCGGATCTACCGGGGCGAGGGGGGCATCCAGCTCGACGCCGACACCGTGGGCTACTACGTCTACCCCAGCCCCGAGCAGATCCACGGCGGGGGCGCGCTGCCGCTGGAGGACGGCACGCACCTGGTGATCGTGTCAGGGCTGCGCGGCGACGAACCGCCCACGGGGGACGAGGAGTTCGTCGCGTACACCAAGCGGCTCGGGCATCCGCTGCTCGACCGGTGGCTGGCGGAGGCCGAGCCGCTGACGCCGCCGTTCGGCTTCCGGCGCACCTCGAACGTCCGGCGCCGCTACGACCTGCCGGGGACGCCGGCCGGGTTCCTCGCCACCGGCGACGCGCTGTGCACGTTCAACCCGATCTACGGGCAGGGCATGGCGATCGCCGCGATGAGCGCGGTCGCCCTGCGGGACGCCCTCGCCGGGACGGGCCGGCGGACGCCCACGACGCGGCGGGTGCAGCGGGTGCTCCTCGCGGCGTCCCGGCAGGCGTGGGACATCTCCGCGGGCGCGGACCGCCAGATGCCGGGCGCTGTCGGCACCGCCGCCGCCATAAGGCCCGCCGACCGGGTCTCGGGCTGGTATCTGCGCCGGGTCACGGACCGCTCCCCCGGCGATCCCGTCGTGGGCCGCGCGTTCCGTGCCGTGCTGACGCTCGCCGAGCCCGTCACGGCCCTGTTCGCGCCGCCCGTGCTGCGGGCCGTGCTGTTCGGCGCCCCGGCTCCGACGCCGGCCCAGCCGCAGTCGTCGCGCGAGCTGGACCGCGCGTAG
- a CDS encoding MFS transporter gives MATQDTAVHGRDTRHDERRVAKNIVRGSVGNLIEWYDWYAYTAFSVYFAAAFFPAGDQTAQLLNTAAVFAVGFLMRPIGGWVLGRYADRRGRRSALTLSVTLMAAGSLIVALTPSYDTIGVVAPVMLVTARLLQGISVGGEYSTSATYMSEMATPGKRGYYSSFQYVTLIAGQLTALGLQIVLQSVLSDGQMEAWGWRVAFVVGAAGAVVVLWLRRGMDESESYEQSASSGESRGSLRTLLSYPRQCLVVVGLTMGGTLFFYTYTTYLQKFMVNTSGIAKPTAAWINFCALLVFVVLQPVMGRLSDKVGRRPLLIGFGVLGALVVVPSLTLLSHTDNPYHAFVLMVVPLAISSLYTSISAVVKAELFPTAIRALGVGLPYALTVALFGGTAEYIALWFKDIGHETWYFYYVTACVLVSLLVYIRMRETSDGSPLDD, from the coding sequence ATGGCCACACAGGACACCGCCGTCCACGGGAGGGACACCCGGCACGACGAGCGCAGGGTCGCGAAGAACATCGTGCGCGGCTCGGTCGGCAACCTCATCGAGTGGTACGACTGGTACGCGTACACCGCGTTCAGCGTCTACTTCGCCGCCGCGTTCTTCCCCGCCGGTGACCAGACCGCCCAACTCCTCAACACCGCCGCCGTGTTCGCCGTCGGGTTCCTGATGCGGCCGATCGGCGGCTGGGTGCTGGGCCGCTACGCCGACCGGCGCGGACGGCGGTCCGCGCTCACCCTCTCCGTGACGCTGATGGCGGCCGGTTCGCTGATCGTCGCGCTGACGCCGTCCTACGACACGATCGGCGTCGTCGCGCCCGTCATGCTCGTCACCGCCCGCCTCCTGCAAGGGATCTCGGTCGGCGGGGAGTACTCGACGTCGGCGACGTACATGTCCGAGATGGCGACGCCGGGCAAGCGCGGCTACTACTCCAGCTTCCAGTACGTGACCCTGATCGCCGGGCAGTTGACGGCGCTGGGGCTCCAGATCGTCCTCCAGTCGGTGCTGTCCGACGGGCAGATGGAGGCGTGGGGCTGGCGCGTCGCGTTCGTCGTCGGCGCCGCCGGGGCGGTCGTCGTGCTGTGGCTGCGGCGGGGGATGGACGAGTCGGAGAGCTACGAGCAGTCGGCTTCGTCCGGAGAGAGCCGGGGGTCCCTGCGGACGCTGCTCTCCTACCCCCGCCAGTGCCTGGTCGTCGTCGGCCTCACCATGGGCGGCACGCTGTTCTTCTACACCTACACGACCTACCTCCAGAAGTTCATGGTCAACACCAGCGGCATCGCCAAACCCACCGCCGCGTGGATCAACTTCTGCGCCCTGCTGGTGTTCGTCGTCCTGCAACCGGTGATGGGCCGCCTCTCCGACAAGGTCGGCCGCCGGCCGCTGCTGATCGGCTTCGGGGTGCTCGGCGCGCTCGTCGTCGTCCCCTCCCTGACCCTCCTCTCGCACACCGACAACCCGTACCACGCCTTCGTGTTGATGGTCGTCCCGCTCGCGATCAGCTCGCTCTACACCTCGATCAGCGCGGTCGTGAAGGCGGAACTCTTCCCAACGGCCATCCGAGCCCTGGGAGTCGGCCTGCCCTACGCGCTGACCGTCGCCCTCTTCGGCGGGACCGCCGAGTACATCGCCCTGTGGTTCAAGGACATCGGCCACGAGACCTGGTACTTCTACTACGTCACCGCCTGCGTCCTGGTCTCCCTGCTCGTCTACATTCGGATGCGCGAGACGTCGGACGGCTCGCCGCTGGACGACTAG
- a CDS encoding response regulator transcription factor, producing MRVLLAEDDDGVAGALTEALYDAGHQPDRVRRGEDVLTRHRQADLLLLDLGLPDLDGLDVLRKLRAVSALPVLVLTARGDERSVVRGLRLGADDYLVKPVRLAELLARIEAVARRAAALAAPERRTVRAGDVEVDLEARRVRVGDGEVRLTTKEFEILAALASRAGAAVSRQQLLDEVWGDAYLAVSRSLDVHITQLRAKLGRPGVLTTIRGFGYRFGG from the coding sequence GTGCGGGTGCTGCTGGCCGAGGACGACGACGGGGTCGCGGGCGCCCTCACCGAGGCCCTGTACGACGCCGGGCACCAGCCCGACCGGGTCCGCCGGGGCGAGGACGTCCTCACCCGGCACCGGCAGGCCGACCTGCTCCTCCTCGACCTCGGCCTGCCCGACCTCGACGGCCTCGACGTGCTGCGCAAACTCCGCGCGGTCAGCGCCCTGCCGGTGCTGGTCCTCACCGCGCGCGGCGACGAACGCTCCGTCGTGCGGGGACTGCGGCTCGGCGCCGACGACTACCTCGTCAAACCGGTCCGGCTCGCCGAACTCCTCGCCCGCATCGAGGCGGTGGCCCGGCGCGCCGCCGCCCTCGCCGCGCCCGAGCGGCGCACCGTGCGCGCCGGGGACGTCGAAGTCGACCTGGAAGCCCGGCGGGTGCGGGTCGGCGACGGCGAAGTCCGGCTCACCACCAAGGAGTTCGAGATCCTGGCCGCGCTCGCCTCCCGCGCCGGGGCCGCCGTCAGCCGTCAGCAGCTCCTCGACGAGGTGTGGGGCGACGCCTACCTCGCGGTGTCGCGGTCCCTGGACGTCCACATCACGCAACTGCGCGCCAAGCTCGGCCGGCCCGGCGTCCTCACCACCATCCGCGGGTTCGGCTACCGCTTCGGCGGCTGA